CGCCGCCGTGCTGTCCAAATCCCCGAAATCCATTCTTTCCTCTATGCGTTAGGAGTCACCAATCATGTCTAACTGTCTGCAACTGGACCACGTCGATTACGCCTACGGCGCGGCGAAGATCCTTGTTCTTTCGGATGTCAGCGCGGATTTCGAATCCGGGAAGATGTATGCGATCACCGGCCCGTCCGGCGCCGGCAAGAGCACGCTGCTGTCGCTGCTGGCCGGCCTGGACGCCCCCTCCCGGGGAGTGGTTCGCTTCGAAGGGGAGGACATCGCCGCATCGGGCTATGCGAAGCACCGTCGGGAGCACGTGTCCCTGGTGTTCCAGGACCATAACCTGATCGACTACCTCACCCCCGAAGAGAACCTGCGGCTGGTCAGCACCAAGGCCGACATGAAGATCCTCGAGGAACTGGGTTTGAGCCGTGAGGAATCCAAACGCAACATCATGCACCTGTCGGGCGGCCAGCGTCAACGGGTGGCGGTCGGCCGCGCGCTGGTCGCGCCGGGCCGCGCGATTCTCGCGGACGAGCCGACGGGCAGCCTCGACCCGGAGATGACCGACGAGGTGATTCATCTGCTGCAGCACGCCGCCCATCAGATCGGCAAATGCGTGATCGTGGTGACGCATTCCAAGCGCGTCGCCGACTCCGCCGATGTCGTGCTGCGTCTCAGGAACAAGAAACTGACCCGGGCGTGACCAGTCTGAGCCGGGCGGCACCCATACACCGCTTCGGCATTTCGGCATTTCGGCACTCCGGCACTCCGGCACTCCGGCACCCCGGCACCCCGGCGACCCACTCGCGTTGCCGGGGTGCCGTATTCGTTCTGAGCCATAATGTGCGTGATAGTGGAACCATGCCAGTGATGAATGATGAAGTGCCCGGCGTGGCCGGCATAGAGAGGGAAACAACCAGCATGGCACACGACGGCACCCGATTCACGTCGTCGCATGGATCATCCGATGGCCACTCGGTCACGACACCCACACGCAACACCAACCGCTGGCTGCCGGCTCTCAAAGCGGCCTTCCCGCTCACCATCCCCATCTGCTTGGGATTCCTGTTTCTTGGAGCCTCCTATGGCATTCTTAGCGGCACAATCGTGTACATGCTGCTGGTGCAGCTGGTGTTCTGAGAACTCCCCTCAGTCCGCTACGCGGACAGCTCCCCTCAGAGAGGGGAGCCAAAAACTCACAATTGTTGGGCCACCCAGTCGACGATATAGGGCGCGACTTCCTCGATCTGGTCAATCGCGACCTCGAACTCATGCTGTCCGCCGTACCACGGGTCGACCAAGTCAATCTGATCCTCACGTCCAGGCTTCGGCTTGGGCAGGTTCGGATCGAAGCTGCGGTACATATGCACTTCAGCACGCTTGCCGGCAGGCAGCATGCGCAGCAGCGAGCGCATATGCGAGGCGGTCATCGGCAGGAACAAGTCGGTACGCTCGATTTCCTCGCGGGAGATGCGATGAGCAAAATGATCGCGCGGGATCTCGTCGCCATATCCACGCTCGCGCAGCACGCGCACGGCACGCGGGTCAATCGGATGGCTCCATTCCTCATCGGAAACACCACTGGACTCCACATCCACCTGATCACCCAGTCCGCGCTCATTGAAGAAGTGGCGCAAGATAATCTCTCCCATGGGGGAACGGCAGATATTGCCGGTGCAAACGGTCATTACGGTATAGGGCTGAGTGTCAGTCATCACGGTCTCATTCTTAATCGGGGCCATCACTGGCCAGTACGGATTATCACACGGTGGGTAATATGCAGAACCTCGTCAGGCGGCCGAACCATCAACCGTCAACGAGGTCGCTGCATCACTTGGTCTTGCGCAAGATGCGGAAACGGTACGCGGCGATGCCGGGCTCGTCCTTCGCGGGCGTGAGCCACTCCCCCGCTTCAGCTTCATGCCAAAGCCCTGCTTCAACCAGCGATTCGACATCCGGAGCATAGGCATCGGCATCCACAGTGGCGTCAAGATCGGTCACATAGGCCTTATCCGCAAACGGCAGCGCCTCGGAGAACAGCTGTGCACCTCCGATGACCCAAATCTCGGAACGATCCAGACCGTCATCCGGAATCGCCTCCTGACGAGCCAGATCAAGCGCATCATCAAGGCCGGTGACCACGGTCGCCCCCGGCGCACGATACATCGGATCATGGGAAATCACAATGTTGTCACGGTTGGGCAACGGACGGTACTTCACACCAAGCGATTCCCAGGTCTTACGGCCCATAATCACCGGATGAGAGACGGTCAGCTCCTTGAAATGCTTCATGTCTTCAGCGCAATGCCAAGGCATACCGCCGTTGAGCCCGATGGCACCAGCGCGACCTTCCTTGTCGCGGGCCTGAGCCCAAATAAGATTCACCGAGAAAGTCTTGGGGAAATCATCGCCCCAGTCTTCTTCAGTGGCAGACAGCCCGGCAGATCCGGGCTCGGGTTCGTGATAGCCGCTACGGCTACTGTCATGCTCCATTTCGCTGTACTCCTTTTGGATTGCGGAACTGGGCCTTAGTGTAGTGGACAGCGCAGACTCGGGCCGCGTTCACGGCCCAAGTTTTATGCCCTGCGGACAATGCCTGGTCAGACAATATCAGACAGCAACAGGCGCCTTGATGGTGGGGTGATGCTGGTATCCGACGATGGTGAAGTCCTCATACTGGTAATCGAACAAGGAATCAGCCTTGCGGATTTCAATGGTCGGGTAAGGGTACGGGTCGCGGCTCAGCTGCTCCAGGAACTGGTCGACATGGTTGTCGTAGACGTGGCAGTCACCACCGGTCCAGACGAATTCGCCAGGTTCAAGACCAGCCTGCTGGGCCATCATCATGGTCAGCAACGAGTAGGAAGCGATATTGAACGGCACGCCAAGGAACATGTCGCAGGAACGCTGGTACAGCTGGCAGGAGAGCTTGCCATTGGCCACGTAGAACTGGAACAGCGCATGGCAGGGAGGCAACGCCATCTTCTCCACCTCGGCCGGGTTCCACGCGGAGACGACCATACGGCGGGAATCGGGATGATTCTTGATCAGATCAAGCACATTGGAAATCTGGTCGATGGTGCGGTTCGGATCCTCAGGAGTGGGAGCCGGCCAGGAACGCCACTGCACGCCGTAGACCGGGCCCAAATCGCCGTTCTCATCCGCCCATTCATCCCAGATGTGGACGTTATGCTCCAGCAGCCAATTGATATTCGAAGAGCCCTTGAGGAACCACAGCAGCTCGTAGGCCAGCCCTTTGAAGAACACCGTTTTGGTGGTCAGCAGTGGGAAATACTGGGACAAGTCGAAACGCATTTGCTGCCCGAACAGGGAAATCGTACCGGTTCCGGTGCGATCGGACTTCAGCGTGCCTTCGGTCAGAATCTTGCGTACCAGATTCTCATACGGCATGGGAATGTCGGTTTGGGGGCGCGCAGGAATACGGGAACGGATATCTGCAAGTTGTTCTTCGGTCAAAGCCATACGCACCAGTGTAGCTTAGAGGCATAATAGAGACGTCCACATAAACGGGAGCACCGGTCACGAACCGTGCTTCCCCGCCGGTATCGGTCGATAGAGCCAGTTCGCCGACGGATGAAATGAAAGAGGATAGCCATGGGTAAGCGACTGTGGGTTGAGCGCAACAAGGACGGTTCATGGGATGCGTTCAGCGATGACGGCGCGCACATCAAGTTCGGCAAGGATCGCGGCCAGTTCACGCCGGGTGATCTGATGAAGGTCGCGCTGGCTGGTTGCGCGGCACTGTCCAGCCAGTTCGCCATCGAACACACGCTGGGTGAAGGCAAGGGCGCCAAGATTGTGGTGGATGGCACCTATGACGCCGACGGCGACGCCTACACCGGCTTTGACGAGCAAGTGGTGATCGATGCTTCCGACGCAGGCTTGAGCGATGAGGACGCCGACAAGCTCAAGGAGCGCGTCACCCGTCACATCGACAAGGGCTGCACGGTCAAGCACACATACGTGCAGGAAACCCCGGTGCGCATGAGCGTCACCGTCAAGCACTGAGACTTACTTGGCTCCCCTGAGGCTGAGCCGTGAAGCAGACAGCCCAGTGAGCTGTCTGTAGGCGAAGCCTGAGAGAGACGACAGTTGAACGAAAGCAGAAAAAACGAAGAGGCTCCCATTGGGAGCCTCTTTCCGTATTGAGACTTACTGCCGATCAGGATCGATGGTTTCCTCGATCTTCTTGGCCACCTCGGGCTCGGCCTTGGTCACCGGAATCTCCTCGACGCCGGCAATCTCCTCCAACGACTTGGTGGGCACATCAGCAGGCGAGCTCGGCACGGTGTCAAGACGAGACTCAGCAGCCTCCACATACTTGCGCGGCACCACATACACCGGTCCGGCTGCATGCTGCAGCAGTCCCTGACTGGTGGAACCCAGCAGCAGACCGGTGAAGCCACCGCGGCCACGAGAGCCTACAACCACTACATCATGGTCGAAGCTAGCCTTGGTCAACGCACTGACGGCCGGGCCGGAGACGATCTGCTTATTGATCTTCAGGTCAGGATGGGCCTCCTGCAGGGGCTTGATACGCACCTCAAGGTCTTCCTTGTAGGATTCCATGACCGCGTCTTCGCCGTCAACGCCCTTCAGGTTCGGCACAGCGGACATCACATCCAGCTCTGCGCCCCAGACGGCAGCAAAGTCGGCGGCAATCTCCAGAGCCTTCAGACCCCACTTGGATTCGTCGGAACCGACAGCCACCTTGGTGATGGTGTTGTTCAAGTGCATCAGGTTACCGTCATCATCGGTGTACGGAACCACCACAATCGGGCAGTATGCATATGCCGGCAGCGACGAAGACGTGGTGCCCAGCAGACGCTCGGCCAAGCCTCCCTTGCCGCGGTTGCCGATAACGATGAGGTTGTAGTTGCGCGATAGTTCGACGAACACCGAAGCGGGATCGCCCGTGACGATTAGTGTGGCAGCTTCCACACCCTGCTCATCTGCGATGGCCTTGGCCTTGGACAGAATCTCCTGAGCATCGGAATGCGCGGCGTTGTCATCCCCCATCGCCGTATATGTGGCATCGAACGATACAGCAGCATAGCTCGGCAGGGAATACGCGCAGACAATCTGCAACGTGAGTCCGGCATGCTTGGCATAATTCGCGGCCCACCATGTTGCCTTATAGCTGGCATGCGACCCGTCAACACCGACGAGAATGGCCTTGTCGTTAATCATGACGACCTCCTTGAAGTTATTGCGATATGTAATATCGCGTACTTTCAACAATACCCCGCGACACTCGGATTTGCTGGCAAACTCAGCCGAAAAAGAACAACACGGAATTTTGCTGGACATGTCTCGCTTTGCCGTGGAATACTTCTCCCCACTCCATACAGCGCTGGTAAAAACGCAAAAAGCGC
This sequence is a window from Bifidobacterium breve DSM 20213 = JCM 1192. Protein-coding genes within it:
- a CDS encoding ABC transporter ATP-binding protein gives rise to the protein MSNCLQLDHVDYAYGAAKILVLSDVSADFESGKMYAITGPSGAGKSTLLSLLAGLDAPSRGVVRFEGEDIAASGYAKHRREHVSLVFQDHNLIDYLTPEENLRLVSTKADMKILEELGLSREESKRNIMHLSGGQRQRVAVGRALVAPGRAILADEPTGSLDPEMTDEVIHLLQHAAHQIGKCVIVVTHSKRVADSADVVLRLRNKKLTRA
- a CDS encoding low molecular weight protein-tyrosine-phosphatase produces the protein MTDTQPYTVMTVCTGNICRSPMGEIILRHFFNERGLGDQVDVESSGVSDEEWSHPIDPRAVRVLRERGYGDEIPRDHFAHRISREEIERTDLFLPMTASHMRSLLRMLPAGKRAEVHMYRSFDPNLPKPKPGREDQIDLVDPWYGGQHEFEVAIDQIEEVAPYIVDWVAQQL
- a CDS encoding dihydrofolate reductase, which produces MEHDSSRSGYHEPEPGSAGLSATEEDWGDDFPKTFSVNLIWAQARDKEGRAGAIGLNGGMPWHCAEDMKHFKELTVSHPVIMGRKTWESLGVKYRPLPNRDNIVISHDPMYRAPGATVVTGLDDALDLARQEAIPDDGLDRSEIWVIGGAQLFSEALPFADKAYVTDLDATVDADAYAPDVESLVEAGLWHEAEAGEWLTPAKDEPGIAAYRFRILRKTK
- a CDS encoding thymidylate synthase; amino-acid sequence: MPYENLVRKILTEGTLKSDRTGTGTISLFGQQMRFDLSQYFPLLTTKTVFFKGLAYELLWFLKGSSNINWLLEHNVHIWDEWADENGDLGPVYGVQWRSWPAPTPEDPNRTIDQISNVLDLIKNHPDSRRMVVSAWNPAEVEKMALPPCHALFQFYVANGKLSCQLYQRSCDMFLGVPFNIASYSLLTMMMAQQAGLEPGEFVWTGGDCHVYDNHVDQFLEQLSRDPYPYPTIEIRKADSLFDYQYEDFTIVGYQHHPTIKAPVAV
- a CDS encoding OsmC family protein — translated: MGKRLWVERNKDGSWDAFSDDGAHIKFGKDRGQFTPGDLMKVALAGCAALSSQFAIEHTLGEGKGAKIVVDGTYDADGDAYTGFDEQVVIDASDAGLSDEDADKLKERVTRHIDKGCTVKHTYVQETPVRMSVTVKH
- a CDS encoding universal stress protein; translation: MINDKAILVGVDGSHASYKATWWAANYAKHAGLTLQIVCAYSLPSYAAVSFDATYTAMGDDNAAHSDAQEILSKAKAIADEQGVEAATLIVTGDPASVFVELSRNYNLIVIGNRGKGGLAERLLGTTSSSLPAYAYCPIVVVPYTDDDGNLMHLNNTITKVAVGSDESKWGLKALEIAADFAAVWGAELDVMSAVPNLKGVDGEDAVMESYKEDLEVRIKPLQEAHPDLKINKQIVSGPAVSALTKASFDHDVVVVGSRGRGGFTGLLLGSTSQGLLQHAAGPVYVVPRKYVEAAESRLDTVPSSPADVPTKSLEEIAGVEEIPVTKAEPEVAKKIEETIDPDRQ